The Arthrobacter russicus genome has a segment encoding these proteins:
- the dhaK gene encoding dihydroxyacetone kinase subunit DhaK, whose protein sequence is MKKLINDPKNVVAESVDGFGLAHADLVQVHRNPWFVSRAIPKAGKVGLVSGGGSGHEPLHAGFVGLGMLDAAVPGPVFTSPTPDGIIPALQAADSGAGVLQIVKNYTGDVLNFETAAELVQAGGVDVRTVLVNDDVAVEDSLYTAGRRGVAGTVLVEKIAGAAAERGDALDAVAAVAQRVVDNVRSMGVALSACTVPHAGVPSFELAEDEIEIGIGIHGEPGRHRIAMDSADGIADRLLEAVLSDFGAGAPLENALLFVNGMGGTPLSELYIVYRRAAAVLAERGVTVSRSLVGSYVTALEMQGCSITVLRLDAEMTELWDAPVHTAVLRWGM, encoded by the coding sequence ATGAAAAAACTGATCAATGATCCGAAGAACGTAGTGGCTGAGTCGGTCGACGGCTTCGGGCTGGCGCATGCCGATCTGGTGCAGGTCCACCGCAATCCCTGGTTCGTCAGCCGGGCGATCCCGAAGGCCGGAAAAGTAGGCCTGGTTTCCGGCGGCGGATCCGGCCACGAACCGTTGCACGCGGGTTTCGTCGGTCTCGGGATGCTCGATGCCGCAGTGCCCGGGCCGGTTTTCACCTCGCCGACGCCGGATGGCATCATCCCGGCGCTGCAGGCAGCCGATTCCGGTGCCGGGGTGTTGCAGATCGTGAAGAACTACACCGGTGATGTGCTCAATTTCGAAACTGCGGCGGAACTGGTGCAGGCCGGCGGCGTCGACGTGCGCACGGTCCTGGTCAATGACGACGTCGCGGTCGAAGACTCGCTCTACACCGCCGGCAGACGCGGCGTCGCCGGCACGGTGCTGGTCGAAAAGATCGCCGGAGCGGCGGCGGAGCGCGGCGACGCTCTGGATGCGGTCGCCGCCGTGGCGCAACGCGTCGTCGACAATGTGCGCAGCATGGGTGTGGCGCTTTCCGCCTGTACCGTTCCGCACGCCGGAGTGCCCAGTTTCGAGTTGGCCGAGGACGAAATCGAAATCGGCATCGGCATCCACGGCGAGCCCGGCCGGCACCGGATCGCCATGGACTCGGCCGACGGCATCGCTGATCGGCTGCTCGAGGCGGTGCTGTCCGACTTCGGCGCCGGAGCGCCGCTGGAGAACGCACTGCTTTTCGTCAACGGGATGGGCGGCACGCCATTGAGCGAGCTCTACATCGTCTACCGCCGGGCTGCCGCGGTGCTGGCGGAACGCGGCGTCACGGTGAGCCGTTCATTGGTGGGCAGCTATGTCACTGCGCTCGAAATGCAGGGTTGCTCGATCACCGTGCTGCGCCTGGATGCCGAAATGACCGAACTGTGGGATGCCCCGGTGCATACCGCGGTGTTGAGATGGGGAATGTAG